The following proteins are encoded in a genomic region of Reichenbachiella sp.:
- a CDS encoding beta galactosidase jelly roll domain-containing protein, which yields MSTNLHAQKNDPRDKEPGFWELLFDDLFDHYEEHPIQNKFEDNYRVIDLEKQWKFQIGNDTRWASPSYNDESWVDIKVPGDWENDGFHGYDGFAWYRVHFDGRALRSNEAHYLKLGFIDDVDETFLNGYLVGKTGDFPPRFRTGYNSDRTYFIGNELINFEGDNVIAVKVYDEYQNGGIVKGKPGIYVSGGSEDLLQNLYGPWKFSKSNKRVFSEPDFDDENWDVVLVPSYWDNQGYRSLDGTAWYRKTFELSFTPKSDEKYYLTLGRIDDFDETYLNGQKIGETDDGGDFGQSQSYQTVRIYPIPRGLLNKKGLNTIAVKVIDIGLEGGIYSGPVGIVSEKDVTRMIRGRR from the coding sequence ATGAGTACTAACCTCCATGCTCAAAAAAACGATCCCCGAGATAAAGAACCTGGTTTTTGGGAATTGCTATTTGACGATTTATTTGATCACTATGAAGAGCATCCCATTCAGAACAAGTTTGAAGACAATTACCGAGTCATCGATCTGGAGAAACAATGGAAGTTTCAAATTGGCAATGACACCCGATGGGCTAGTCCTTCCTACAATGATGAATCCTGGGTAGATATAAAAGTACCCGGTGATTGGGAAAACGATGGGTTTCATGGATATGATGGTTTTGCCTGGTACCGTGTACACTTTGATGGCAGGGCACTTAGATCCAATGAAGCCCACTATTTGAAGTTAGGTTTTATTGATGATGTAGACGAGACCTTCTTGAATGGATATTTAGTCGGCAAGACCGGAGACTTTCCTCCCCGATTTCGTACAGGCTACAATTCAGATCGCACCTATTTTATTGGCAACGAGCTCATCAATTTTGAAGGAGACAATGTCATTGCTGTGAAGGTCTATGATGAGTATCAGAATGGTGGAATTGTAAAAGGCAAGCCAGGGATATATGTCTCTGGAGGCAGTGAAGACTTGCTTCAAAACCTGTATGGTCCCTGGAAGTTCTCGAAGTCCAATAAGCGAGTATTTAGTGAACCTGATTTTGATGACGAAAACTGGGATGTGGTTCTAGTACCTTCCTATTGGGACAACCAAGGCTACCGTTCTTTAGATGGCACAGCCTGGTACAGGAAGACATTTGAATTAAGTTTTACTCCGAAAAGTGATGAAAAGTACTACCTCACTTTGGGCAGGATTGATGATTTTGATGAGACCTATCTCAATGGTCAGAAAATAGGTGAAACGGACGACGGTGGTGATTTTGGGCAAAGCCAATCTTATCAAACCGTTAGAATCTATCCTATCCCGAGAGGACTCTTAAATAAAAAAGGATTGAATACAATAGCTGTTAAAGTAATAGACATTGGACTCGAGGGTGGCATTTACTCAGGACCTGTGGGTATTGTATCCGAAAAAGATGTGACTCGGATGATAAGAGGTAGGAGGTAA
- a CDS encoding ABC transporter permease, which produces MIFNYLKFARRNLVKHKTSALLNILSLAVGITCFTFIAVYIHSELKYDRFHEHADDIYRIPIDFVDSKGNRLPDATTPPALAPALMRDFPEVHTAVRLFPSWGGQFRLATENNRQFFEADFMRTDSTFFDVFTFPFLHGDKESALDAPDQVVITRKMALKYFGREDVIGEKIILVGDENKTYQVSGVLRDLPEESHFHFDFLTKIDFDGLGQNWGWYNYYTYARMNEAVDMTSFESRLQPFYESYQDTGEEYYNIIYTQPLTDIHLTSRLKWELEANGDINTIYIFAALGLFVMLVSCLNYINLTISQSVRRFKEVGVRKVFGAHRSALISQFMVETFLTAIIALVAGFALTELAFAQLNPLLQKQLSLLDWQGVWFMLVVGAVVMGIGLLAGIFPAYHLTSFQVALAVKGLRSNSGTSIKKIRSTLLIIQFAISSLMISAALVVHQQLDFMQQLDKGFEPEQVLVIENGEEVGNYHTFKNEILGIPEVQSVGNASGVLGQLNWTTRVGYPDPFVMNYLVIDPDFIETMGMQMTSGRPFSAERSSDKEGWTMMVNEAANRALGLTDEQLGQTLPITQIEDSIIYGTVIGVIKDFQFTDLKMETKPFAFFYREEPLDFINLKISSHHMNETLIAIEDSWTKLSGGAPLNYFFLDQVYEDLLQEENVLSQLMLGLTFLSFFIAFIGMFSIANIRLKDKTKEIAVRKVLGSSVIDVMQLMTTKFVKLVMLSNVISIPLAYYFAQSWLDNFIYRTTLGWGVFAAAFLSTLLVVVVVVGGQSIRAATENPIRNLRQE; this is translated from the coding sequence ATGATTTTCAATTACTTAAAGTTTGCCAGAAGAAATCTGGTAAAACATAAAACCAGTGCGCTGCTAAATATTTTGAGCCTTGCTGTTGGCATTACATGTTTTACTTTCATTGCCGTATATATTCATTCCGAATTAAAATACGACCGATTCCATGAACATGCCGATGATATCTATCGAATCCCTATCGATTTTGTAGATAGTAAGGGCAATCGATTGCCAGATGCCACCACTCCTCCTGCACTAGCACCCGCGTTAATGAGAGATTTCCCAGAAGTTCATACGGCGGTGAGGTTGTTTCCTTCTTGGGGTGGTCAATTTAGATTGGCAACTGAAAACAATCGGCAGTTTTTTGAGGCTGATTTCATGCGTACGGACTCCACTTTTTTCGATGTTTTTACTTTCCCATTCTTACATGGAGATAAAGAATCGGCATTGGATGCACCAGACCAAGTGGTAATTACTCGAAAAATGGCGCTTAAGTATTTTGGTAGGGAAGATGTGATTGGCGAAAAGATCATACTGGTTGGTGATGAAAATAAAACATATCAAGTTTCCGGGGTGCTTAGGGACCTACCAGAAGAATCACATTTTCACTTTGATTTCCTTACCAAAATTGACTTTGATGGATTGGGACAAAATTGGGGTTGGTACAACTATTACACTTATGCTAGAATGAATGAAGCAGTGGACATGACCTCTTTTGAATCCAGACTCCAACCTTTTTATGAAAGCTATCAGGATACAGGAGAGGAGTACTACAATATCATTTATACCCAACCACTTACGGACATCCATTTAACTTCTCGTTTGAAGTGGGAATTGGAGGCCAATGGAGATATCAATACCATTTACATATTTGCAGCCCTTGGCTTGTTTGTAATGCTCGTTTCATGCCTCAATTATATCAATCTGACTATTTCCCAGTCGGTACGTCGATTCAAAGAAGTAGGGGTACGAAAAGTATTTGGAGCACACCGTTCAGCGCTCATCAGTCAGTTTATGGTAGAGACATTTCTAACGGCCATAATTGCTTTGGTCGCAGGGTTTGCGTTGACTGAATTGGCCTTTGCGCAATTGAATCCATTGTTACAAAAACAGCTTTCACTTCTAGATTGGCAAGGGGTCTGGTTTATGCTTGTCGTAGGCGCAGTGGTGATGGGTATTGGTCTCTTGGCTGGTATTTTCCCTGCTTATCATTTGACGTCATTCCAGGTAGCACTTGCTGTCAAGGGTCTACGAAGTAATTCAGGTACATCCATAAAGAAAATAAGATCGACCCTATTGATTATTCAGTTTGCTATTTCTTCGCTTATGATTTCGGCCGCCTTGGTGGTTCATCAGCAGTTGGATTTTATGCAGCAGTTGGACAAAGGTTTCGAACCGGAACAGGTGCTTGTAATAGAAAATGGGGAAGAAGTTGGAAACTATCACACTTTTAAAAACGAGATATTAGGCATACCTGAAGTACAGAGCGTAGGGAATGCCAGCGGTGTTTTGGGTCAATTGAATTGGACCACTAGGGTAGGCTATCCAGACCCTTTCGTTATGAATTATTTGGTCATCGATCCTGATTTTATAGAAACCATGGGGATGCAAATGACCAGCGGTAGGCCATTTTCTGCAGAAAGAAGTTCAGATAAAGAAGGTTGGACAATGATGGTGAATGAAGCTGCGAACAGAGCGCTTGGTCTCACCGATGAGCAATTGGGACAAACACTTCCAATAACTCAAATCGAAGATTCCATCATTTACGGAACAGTCATTGGCGTGATCAAGGACTTCCAGTTTACTGATCTAAAGATGGAAACCAAACCATTTGCTTTTTTCTATCGAGAGGAGCCACTTGATTTTATCAATCTGAAAATATCAAGCCATCATATGAACGAAACACTAATAGCCATAGAAGATTCATGGACTAAATTATCTGGAGGGGCACCACTAAATTATTTTTTTCTTGATCAGGTTTATGAGGATTTACTTCAAGAAGAAAATGTGTTGAGCCAACTCATGTTAGGCCTAACCTTCCTTTCATTTTTCATTGCTTTTATAGGCATGTTTTCTATTGCTAATATTCGATTGAAAGACAAGACCAAAGAGATTGCTGTGAGAAAAGTATTGGGCTCTTCAGTGATAGATGTGATGCAGCTGATGACGACAAAATTTGTCAAATTGGTGATGCTTTCTAACGTCATCAGTATTCCTTTGGCCTACTACTTTGCGCAAAGTTGGTTAGACAATTTCATCTATCGCACTACACTTGGTTGGGGAGTATTCGCAGCTGCCTTTCTGTCTACACTCTTGGTAGTAGTGGTCGTAGTTGGTGGCCAATCGATAAGGGCTGCTACAGAAAACCCGATAAGGAACTTAAGGCAGGAGTAG
- a CDS encoding PadR family transcriptional regulator — protein sequence MKGTQIGEFEEVVLLVVGLLYPNAYGVNVRQEIESQIGRKVVLGAIHSALNRLESKGFLVSKLADETHARGGRRKRLFQITASGKKALETNRALRNELWNQIPEVAWKGLSYEGF from the coding sequence ATGAAAGGAACCCAAATTGGTGAGTTTGAAGAAGTGGTTTTGCTTGTGGTTGGTTTGCTCTACCCTAACGCCTATGGAGTGAATGTGAGGCAAGAAATAGAATCTCAAATTGGGCGTAAGGTAGTTTTGGGAGCCATACACTCTGCGCTGAACAGATTGGAAAGCAAAGGTTTTCTTGTGTCAAAACTAGCAGATGAAACTCATGCGAGAGGAGGCAGACGTAAGCGTTTGTTTCAAATTACAGCCAGTGGTAAAAAAGCCTTGGAAACCAACCGGGCCTTGCGAAACGAATTATGGAATCAAATTCCAGAAGTAGCCTGGAAAGGGCTCAGCTATGAAGGATTCTAA
- a CDS encoding CHAT domain-containing protein has protein sequence MTKNLVFLTILCFASSLLLSQNRKTDELLNQGDDFLKNLNYSKAIQAYQKSWDKTQNAEALWGLANANFELGNQLNLNGQSQKAQTRYSNALELANQLTNLDSHEVDYLLFRGKMYLYNGKVDRATLDFEEAKSKFPDSGPVYYYLWTQVNIDLASKVKHDYIEKAFSLDPNLFELHQELGTYYTNLNNADEAIFHYEKALEISPKNYKANFALGQVYWALGDLDKMRVHFQQSLDYFPDFGYAKMYLAGVELMSSNTPAAIPLIKSALKDNPATEQLLTFYIQNYPELANYNFQGTKEESPVDALGYPTYYSQGVALAQAFDFYAAINVLHQSNDIYGDYALAQPAWQASILSWLTHCYQEIGNYGAAAQTGKQALELSIKNNLTTDQASLAANLSMVYYTWGDYPKTIAYARASIGYLEKNNQRGQLYDAYINIGSYYRKWEQADSAVYFHKKALDEIQSPTEMKYVVAQKELALSYVALGKMNAAKTIILQMNKTRETYDFSDQNSVLDLGSAEVYYALGDYKIAWEYISKAFDHFSQVEQVSPDHPTLIPFLEKYVGLSVKLNKKELAAKNYQALNQKLINQISTYFSAMSENGKLLFYRDVKKHFESFNSYAVYETKLDQNILTQLLENQLLLKGVLFNDQMKIQKAMLASEDKSLKSTYQVLMDKKNLLARSVSLSPEEKNNRRLDTKQIQHDIDSLQIQLLNMGMEPSTNSVFEPELVHKVKQVLAPREAAIEMVRFRTFDFSKGGKFTEQVNYLALILKEGSDKISYVHIKNGNELEGKNYQAYSNAISFELEDRKSYEAFWKPITDQLSDVDRVYLSGDGIYHKINVNALLNPASGQFVIDELDVHLVTSTRDLLKPNSPLPVRGDILLVGFPTYQLGTGVTTPDNDQKTIATRAFTNIENLAPLPGTYTEVTTIESILDQTKWKTKVLTGEDALEEKIKELNNTTILHIATHGYFQETSPKDNPLFYSGLFLSGASSKFQNKYEDGDDGILTAYEAMHLNLNETQMVVLSACETGMGHIENGEGVYGLQRAFLIAGSKSVVMSFWKVNDQTTMDLMINFYKNLSTNKDKHVAFRNAQLQLKAKHPNPKYWGAFNIVGR, from the coding sequence ATGACCAAAAATCTAGTTTTTCTTACTATCCTTTGCTTCGCCTCTAGTTTACTTCTAAGTCAGAACAGAAAAACAGACGAGCTGCTTAATCAAGGGGATGATTTTTTAAAAAACCTGAACTATTCAAAAGCCATTCAGGCCTATCAAAAGTCCTGGGACAAAACGCAAAACGCTGAAGCCCTATGGGGACTGGCTAATGCCAACTTCGAATTGGGCAATCAACTCAACTTGAATGGCCAATCACAAAAGGCGCAAACCAGATATAGCAATGCACTCGAGCTGGCTAATCAATTGACGAACCTGGATAGTCACGAAGTAGATTATCTACTCTTTAGAGGGAAGATGTATTTGTACAACGGTAAGGTAGATCGAGCGACATTAGATTTTGAAGAAGCCAAATCGAAGTTTCCCGATTCGGGGCCAGTATATTATTACTTGTGGACTCAGGTCAATATTGATCTCGCCAGCAAAGTAAAACACGATTACATAGAAAAAGCATTTTCTTTAGATCCCAATTTATTTGAATTACATCAGGAACTAGGCACATACTATACCAACCTTAATAATGCAGACGAGGCTATTTTTCATTACGAAAAAGCCCTCGAAATCTCACCTAAAAACTACAAGGCCAATTTCGCACTCGGACAGGTATATTGGGCCTTAGGTGATTTGGATAAGATGAGGGTTCATTTCCAACAGAGCCTCGATTATTTCCCCGACTTCGGCTATGCTAAGATGTATTTGGCCGGCGTAGAGCTGATGAGTTCGAATACACCAGCGGCTATACCCTTGATCAAATCTGCACTCAAAGACAATCCAGCCACCGAGCAATTATTGACGTTTTATATTCAAAACTATCCTGAATTGGCCAATTACAACTTCCAAGGAACAAAAGAAGAATCCCCGGTCGATGCCCTAGGATATCCTACATACTATAGTCAAGGAGTAGCTTTAGCCCAAGCGTTTGATTTTTATGCCGCTATCAATGTGCTGCATCAATCCAATGACATCTACGGCGACTATGCCTTAGCGCAACCGGCCTGGCAAGCTTCCATCTTATCTTGGTTGACTCATTGTTACCAAGAGATCGGAAATTATGGCGCAGCTGCACAAACGGGGAAACAAGCCCTTGAATTGTCCATCAAAAACAACCTCACCACAGACCAAGCCAGCCTCGCTGCCAATCTCTCGATGGTGTATTACACCTGGGGGGATTACCCCAAAACAATTGCTTATGCTCGAGCTTCAATTGGCTATCTGGAAAAGAACAATCAGCGCGGTCAGCTGTACGATGCTTACATTAACATCGGTAGCTATTATCGAAAATGGGAGCAAGCCGACAGTGCCGTTTATTTCCATAAAAAAGCACTTGATGAAATTCAAAGCCCAACAGAAATGAAATACGTAGTAGCGCAGAAAGAATTAGCACTTTCATACGTTGCGTTGGGCAAAATGAATGCTGCCAAGACGATAATTTTGCAGATGAATAAGACTCGTGAAACATATGACTTTTCCGATCAAAATTCGGTGCTTGATTTGGGTAGTGCGGAAGTTTATTATGCGCTAGGTGACTACAAAATCGCATGGGAGTATATTTCAAAAGCCTTTGATCATTTCTCTCAGGTAGAGCAAGTGTCCCCTGATCATCCCACCCTCATTCCATTTCTCGAAAAATATGTAGGCTTGTCTGTAAAATTGAACAAGAAGGAATTAGCTGCAAAAAACTATCAAGCACTTAACCAAAAGCTAATCAATCAAATTTCCACTTATTTCTCAGCAATGAGTGAAAATGGCAAACTGCTTTTTTATAGAGATGTGAAAAAACATTTCGAGTCTTTCAACTCTTACGCCGTATACGAAACAAAGCTTGATCAAAATATACTAACCCAACTTCTTGAAAATCAATTACTACTCAAGGGTGTGTTGTTCAACGATCAAATGAAAATTCAAAAGGCCATGCTTGCCTCTGAGGACAAGTCCCTGAAAAGCACATATCAAGTTCTGATGGATAAGAAAAATTTGTTGGCCAGATCAGTGTCTCTCAGTCCCGAAGAAAAGAACAATCGTAGACTAGATACCAAGCAAATTCAGCACGATATTGACAGCCTTCAAATTCAGTTACTGAATATGGGCATGGAGCCATCTACAAATTCAGTTTTTGAACCTGAGTTGGTGCATAAAGTAAAACAAGTACTGGCACCCAGAGAGGCTGCCATAGAGATGGTCAGATTCAGAACATTCGACTTTTCTAAAGGAGGAAAGTTTACAGAACAAGTGAATTATCTCGCTCTAATTTTGAAGGAAGGGAGCGATAAAATTAGTTATGTACATATCAAAAACGGAAATGAACTAGAAGGGAAGAACTATCAAGCCTATAGCAATGCCATTTCGTTTGAACTAGAAGACCGTAAGTCCTATGAGGCCTTTTGGAAGCCTATTACTGATCAACTGTCTGATGTAGATCGCGTATACCTCTCGGGTGACGGCATTTATCATAAAATAAATGTCAACGCTCTTTTGAACCCTGCCTCTGGTCAATTTGTAATTGACGAATTAGATGTTCATTTAGTCACCAGTACCCGTGACCTCCTCAAACCAAATTCGCCTTTACCAGTTCGTGGCGATATTCTATTGGTGGGATTCCCTACTTACCAACTGGGGACAGGTGTAACTACGCCTGATAATGATCAGAAAACCATCGCCACACGTGCTTTCACCAATATAGAAAATCTTGCCCCACTACCAGGAACTTACACAGAAGTCACCACTATAGAATCCATACTGGATCAGACCAAATGGAAAACAAAAGTGCTCACCGGAGAAGACGCACTCGAAGAGAAAATTAAGGAGTTGAACAACACCACCATTTTGCACATTGCCACGCATGGATACTTCCAGGAAACCAGCCCCAAGGACAATCCACTTTTTTACTCTGGCCTTTTTCTGAGTGGTGCTTCCAGCAAATTTCAGAACAAGTATGAAGACGGTGATGATGGTATACTTACCGCGTATGAAGCCATGCACCTCAACTTAAACGAAACGCAAATGGTAGTACTATCTGCCTGTGAAACTGGCATGGGTCACATAGAAAATGGAGAAGGGGTCTATGGTTTGCAACGGGCTTTTTTGATTGCAGGAAGTAAGTCAGTAGTTATGAGTTTTTGGAAAGTCAATGACCAAACCACCATGGACTTGATGATTAACTTTTATAAAAATCTTAGCACCAACAAAGACAAACACGTGGCCTTCAGAAATGCTCAGCTTCAACTCAAAGCCAAGCACCCCAATCCAAAATACTGGGGCGCATTTAATATTGTTGGGAGATAG
- a CDS encoding response regulator, whose translation MTTVLVVDDSKFQRETIKNILEEGGYEVIGEAANGEDAIKLALILKPEIITLDNVLPDMFGLDVMDELNDVDFKAKVIMISAVGQDIAQREAKEIGILEYLVKPFDKQDLLDKVLKLATM comes from the coding sequence ATGACAACAGTATTAGTAGTAGACGATTCGAAGTTTCAAAGAGAGACCATTAAGAACATTTTGGAAGAGGGTGGATATGAAGTGATAGGAGAAGCTGCCAATGGCGAAGATGCTATCAAATTGGCGCTTATCTTAAAGCCCGAAATTATTACGTTGGATAATGTATTGCCAGATATGTTTGGACTAGATGTAATGGATGAGCTGAATGATGTTGATTTTAAAGCCAAGGTGATTATGATCAGTGCGGTAGGTCAGGACATCGCCCAGCGCGAAGCCAAAGAGATTGGTATTTTAGAATACCTTGTCAAGCCATTCGATAAGCAAGATCTACTCGATAAAGTATTGAAGCTGGCTACGATGTAG
- a CDS encoding response regulator transcription factor — MPATRTFLVNTNYVSLMGWKQIITDSKHFQLVGTSETLGNLSPMDGLSNYLILADLSQEGNKSLPQIAQLILQPNIDVLLVVDLADHSLIQELKEMGIRGILTTHCDAQEIKTALESIRLGKRFYCGDILDVLIKPQIQEKAVKGDEILSSREIEVLEWVVKGLTTQQIAEKLSVSTHTINSHRKNMLKKLGLTSPVELIVYAVKFGIIDL; from the coding sequence TTGCCAGCAACTCGCACTTTTCTTGTCAATACCAATTACGTTTCCCTGATGGGCTGGAAGCAGATCATCACTGATTCTAAACACTTTCAGCTGGTGGGAACTTCGGAAACATTGGGTAACCTTTCTCCAATGGATGGGTTATCTAACTATCTCATTTTGGCTGACCTATCACAAGAGGGAAACAAATCACTTCCTCAAATAGCACAACTCATTCTTCAACCTAATATTGATGTTCTGCTCGTAGTTGACCTGGCTGATCATTCCCTGATTCAAGAATTGAAAGAGATGGGCATTCGCGGAATACTCACGACGCACTGTGATGCCCAGGAAATCAAAACTGCCCTCGAAAGCATTCGATTAGGTAAACGTTTTTATTGTGGCGACATACTGGATGTGCTCATCAAACCGCAAATTCAAGAGAAAGCAGTAAAAGGGGATGAAATTCTTTCAAGCAGAGAAATTGAAGTCTTGGAATGGGTGGTGAAAGGATTGACTACACAGCAGATAGCGGAAAAGCTAAGCGTGAGCACCCATACAATCAATTCCCATAGAAAAAATATGCTCAAAAAATTGGGACTCACTTCACCCGTAGAATTGATTGTGTATGCAGTGAAGTTTGGAATTATCGATCTTTAG